From Thermoflavifilum aggregans, a single genomic window includes:
- the zwf gene encoding glucose-6-phosphate dehydrogenase — MSTHSKPEPAIFFILGGSGDLTYRKLIPALYNLFLDDWMPEQFHIIGIGRTAYSNEKYKAHLLEGIHKFSRRKNHIEHWNEFSEHIEYLKMDVEDDQAYQSISKIVQDKEKLFGAHPNVIFYLAVAPQLVPDIAKHLGQLNICADQKCCRIVVEKPFGHDLQSAHELNQLLQSMFDESQIYRIDHYLGKETVQNILAFRFANALFEPIWNRNYIDHIQITAAESVGLEGRNSYYEKAGALRDMVQNHILQLLCMIAMEAPVSFDANEIRNKKVDVLNAIRKIRKEEVQDYAVRGQYGPGWMKGQKVVGYRQEKGVNPESPVETFAAVKFYVDNWRWQGVPFYVRTGKYLHEKTTIIVLQFRPAPHYAFPPEAAETWRPNRLTISIQPNMDIRIRFQAKRPGQKMTLSPVDMVFNYEEAYEDHSPEAYETLLLDIMEGDATLFMRADQVEAAWRVITPILEAWQNRPPVDFPNYAPGTWGPEDAEALIARDGHNWITLPPLHQEHEG, encoded by the coding sequence ATGAGCACACATTCAAAACCTGAACCGGCCATATTTTTTATTCTTGGAGGAAGTGGTGATCTGACTTATAGAAAATTGATTCCTGCTCTTTATAATTTGTTTCTGGACGATTGGATGCCAGAACAATTTCATATTATAGGTATCGGGCGTACGGCATACAGCAATGAAAAATACAAAGCCCATCTGTTGGAAGGTATTCATAAATTTTCCAGAAGAAAAAATCATATCGAACATTGGAATGAATTCAGTGAACATATTGAATATCTGAAAATGGATGTGGAAGATGATCAGGCCTATCAGAGCATTTCAAAAATTGTACAGGATAAAGAAAAATTATTTGGCGCGCATCCCAATGTAATTTTCTATCTGGCTGTAGCACCTCAGCTGGTTCCCGATATTGCCAAACATTTAGGTCAATTGAATATCTGTGCTGATCAGAAATGTTGCCGGATTGTAGTGGAAAAACCATTCGGACATGATCTGCAAAGTGCACATGAACTGAATCAGCTTTTGCAAAGCATGTTTGATGAAAGCCAGATTTACCGGATTGATCATTATTTAGGCAAGGAAACTGTACAGAACATTTTGGCTTTTCGTTTTGCCAATGCGTTGTTTGAACCTATCTGGAATCGGAATTACATTGATCATATTCAGATCACAGCTGCCGAAAGTGTTGGACTGGAGGGGCGAAACAGCTATTATGAAAAAGCCGGTGCATTGCGCGACATGGTGCAGAATCATATTCTGCAATTGCTTTGCATGATTGCAATGGAAGCACCCGTATCATTTGATGCCAATGAAATCCGGAATAAAAAAGTGGATGTACTGAATGCCATTCGCAAAATCCGGAAAGAAGAAGTACAGGATTATGCTGTGCGCGGCCAGTATGGGCCGGGGTGGATGAAAGGACAGAAAGTTGTGGGCTATCGTCAGGAAAAAGGAGTAAATCCCGAATCGCCGGTTGAAACATTTGCGGCTGTTAAGTTTTATGTTGATAACTGGCGCTGGCAGGGCGTTCCGTTTTATGTGCGTACCGGAAAATATCTGCATGAAAAAACCACCATCATTGTATTGCAATTCCGTCCGGCACCGCATTATGCTTTTCCACCCGAGGCAGCAGAAACCTGGCGTCCTAACCGCCTTACCATCAGCATACAACCCAATATGGATATCCGCATCCGTTTTCAGGCAAAACGACCCGGTCAGAAAATGACACTGAGTCCGGTGGATATGGTTTTTAATTATGAAGAAGCTTATGAAGATCATTCACCGGAGGCATATGAAACCCTGTTGCTCGATATTATGGAAGGTGATGCTACTTTGTTCATGCGTGCCGATCAGGTTGAAGCTGCCTGGCGAGTGATTACGCCTATTCTGGAAGCCTGGCAGAACCGTCCACCGGTTGATTTTCCCAACTATGCTCCCGGCACCTGGGGTCCTGAAGATGCGGAAGCGCTGATTGCCCGGGATGGACATAACTGGATTACCCTTCCGCCCTTGCATCAGGAACATGAAGGTTAA
- the gndA gene encoding NADP-dependent phosphogluconate dehydrogenase yields MTVSGFDFGMIGLGTMGRNLLLNLADHGYHVLGFDQDASKIQLLNDDPSAAGKVKGVATVQEMIALLQTPRKIMMLVPAGKPVDAVTDELLPLLSPGDIIIDGGNSYYKDTLRRMQKCAERQIHFIGVGISGGEKGARYGPSIMPGGDEKAYEALKPLLEAIAAKVNDSPCVAYLGKGAAGHFVKMVHNGIEYAIMQMISETYWIFRDALKLSPDAIHEIYQKWNEGPMQSFLLEITAKIFEKNDPYSDHRLIDMIDDHAEAKGTGKWTSQEAMDLHIPVNVIDTAVAMRDLSGFAAERKRAAHIYNPSRRRLSDSSLVAEHLHDALYFGTIVCYAQGLAMLYIASKELQMDIPLQEVVRIWRGGCIIRSALLDQFYSIYQQQPDLPNLLLDTQIADLLMKLEYHARQILSISLLGGYTLPGLVSALSYFDAYRSERLPANLIQAQRDFFGAHTYKRIDREGIFHTDWE; encoded by the coding sequence ATGACAGTTTCCGGATTTGATTTTGGTATGATTGGCCTCGGTACAATGGGAAGAAATCTGTTGCTTAACCTGGCTGATCATGGTTATCATGTACTGGGATTTGATCAGGATGCTTCGAAAATACAATTGTTGAATGATGATCCATCCGCTGCAGGGAAAGTGAAAGGTGTAGCAACTGTGCAAGAGATGATTGCTTTGTTGCAAACACCCAGAAAGATTATGATGCTGGTACCTGCCGGTAAACCTGTGGATGCAGTTACGGATGAATTGCTTCCCTTGCTTTCACCGGGTGATATCATCATTGATGGTGGAAATTCCTATTACAAAGATACCCTGCGCCGCATGCAAAAATGTGCAGAGCGGCAGATTCATTTTATAGGTGTGGGCATATCAGGCGGAGAGAAAGGTGCCAGATATGGACCCAGCATTATGCCCGGTGGTGATGAAAAAGCCTATGAGGCATTGAAACCCTTGCTGGAAGCCATTGCAGCAAAGGTTAATGATTCACCTTGTGTAGCTTATCTGGGAAAAGGTGCAGCCGGACATTTTGTAAAGATGGTACACAACGGCATTGAATATGCCATCATGCAAATGATCAGCGAAACCTACTGGATATTTCGCGATGCGCTGAAACTCTCGCCCGATGCCATTCATGAAATATATCAGAAATGGAATGAAGGACCCATGCAATCTTTTCTCCTGGAAATCACAGCTAAAATTTTTGAAAAAAATGATCCTTACTCCGATCATCGGCTGATTGATATGATTGATGATCATGCAGAAGCCAAAGGTACCGGTAAATGGACTTCTCAGGAGGCCATGGATTTGCATATACCTGTGAATGTCATTGATACAGCTGTGGCTATGCGTGATCTGTCGGGCTTTGCTGCTGAACGCAAGCGGGCTGCCCATATATACAATCCTTCCCGCAGGCGGTTATCAGACAGTTCACTGGTTGCAGAACATCTGCATGATGCACTTTATTTTGGTACAATAGTATGTTATGCACAGGGACTGGCTATGTTGTACATAGCATCGAAGGAATTGCAGATGGATATTCCCCTGCAGGAAGTCGTGCGCATCTGGCGCGGAGGATGTATCATCCGCTCGGCATTACTCGATCAGTTTTATTCCATTTATCAGCAGCAGCCCGATTTGCCCAATCTGTTGCTGGATACACAAATTGCAGATCTGTTGATGAAGCTGGAATATCATGCCCGGCAGATTCTCTCTATTTCTTTGCTGGGAGGTTATACCCTTCCGGGATTGGTGAGTGCATTGAGTTATTTTGATGCCTATCGCAGTGAACGTTTACCTGCGAACCTCATTCAGGCACAGCGCGATTTCTTTGGAGCACATACCTATAAACGCATAGATCGTGAAGGCATCTTTCATACTGATTGGGAGTAG
- a CDS encoding HAMP domain-containing sensor histidine kinase, giving the protein MSIKSKLLLGLGFLLCMILLVGIIAIYDVSKMIRNTHRIIQDNYESLNYCNQMLQSVNDYPITDDQIHFFQQALEKEKHNFTEPGESQAVKTVDSLFQLILANPNQSSFYSQIRLAINRVYEINQLAISRKYHFAQQEARQIKIWFISIFLLMLMLSIGFIFWFTHMINKPFIQLQQAIRKIANKDYNVDISMQRQDEFGKLALDIRHMASRLKEYENSNLAQIKTEKKRIEVLIQNFPDPLMVIDENQYIVFANDEALRVLNLEKSIIGSKLEKLIPENDILRDIFNHNISSYSVENSILNICVDQKESYFEVKRIKVKGKFTDDDDELHMGEIIILKDITAYKKLDLAKTNFIATISHQLKTPVTSMLLSLKLVQEDRDHPLNEDQMALVRGMQDDCQSMLNILAEILKFTQLESGKIDVTLQRHSPSEILKYALHAVKLQADQKHIDIDLQLPDQLPDIMCDGEKTAWVLINLISNAIRYSREGSRIEITLQEQKQELIWRIADQGPGIAKEYLEKIFQHYFRVPQLQQEGTGLGLAISREFIEAQGGKIWAESELGVGSTFYFSLKIA; this is encoded by the coding sequence ATGAGTATAAAATCCAAACTATTATTAGGCTTAGGCTTTCTGTTGTGTATGATTCTTTTGGTGGGGATTATTGCCATTTATGATGTTTCGAAAATGATACGAAACACCCATAGAATTATTCAGGATAATTATGAATCCCTCAACTATTGCAACCAGATGCTGCAGAGTGTAAATGATTACCCTATTACCGACGATCAGATTCATTTTTTTCAGCAGGCATTAGAAAAAGAAAAACATAATTTCACTGAGCCAGGAGAAAGTCAGGCAGTAAAAACGGTAGATTCTTTGTTTCAGCTTATTCTTGCAAACCCGAATCAGTCTTCTTTCTATAGCCAGATCAGGCTGGCTATTAACAGGGTATATGAAATCAACCAGCTGGCCATATCCCGTAAATATCATTTTGCTCAGCAAGAAGCCCGTCAAATAAAAATATGGTTTATCAGTATCTTTCTCCTCATGCTTATGCTTAGCATAGGATTTATATTTTGGTTTACCCACATGATCAATAAGCCGTTCATTCAACTTCAACAAGCTATTCGAAAGATAGCCAACAAAGATTACAATGTGGATATATCCATGCAGCGCCAGGATGAGTTCGGGAAACTTGCGTTAGACATTCGTCATATGGCATCCCGGCTCAAAGAGTATGAAAACTCGAATCTGGCACAGATTAAAACCGAAAAAAAGCGAATAGAAGTTTTAATCCAGAATTTTCCGGATCCCCTGATGGTAATAGATGAAAATCAGTATATTGTTTTTGCCAATGATGAAGCACTTCGGGTGCTAAACCTTGAAAAATCAATTATTGGATCGAAACTTGAAAAGCTTATTCCTGAAAATGATATTCTTCGTGATATATTCAATCACAATATTTCTTCTTACTCCGTTGAAAATTCAATCCTGAATATTTGCGTTGATCAGAAAGAGTCTTACTTTGAAGTTAAAAGAATTAAAGTGAAAGGAAAATTTACGGATGATGATGACGAACTTCACATGGGTGAAATTATTATTCTGAAAGATATTACTGCTTACAAAAAACTTGATCTGGCTAAAACAAATTTCATCGCTACAATCTCACATCAATTGAAAACCCCGGTAACTTCCATGTTATTAAGCCTGAAATTGGTGCAGGAAGACAGAGATCATCCTCTCAATGAAGACCAAATGGCATTAGTCAGGGGAATGCAGGATGATTGCCAATCCATGCTGAATATTCTTGCAGAAATACTTAAGTTTACCCAACTTGAATCGGGCAAGATCGATGTTACGCTTCAGCGCCATTCTCCTTCTGAAATCCTGAAATATGCGTTGCACGCTGTAAAGCTACAAGCCGACCAAAAGCATATTGATATTGATTTGCAACTCCCCGATCAACTGCCTGATATCATGTGCGATGGAGAGAAAACAGCCTGGGTACTCATTAACTTGATAAGCAATGCCATTCGTTATTCCCGTGAGGGTAGCCGCATTGAAATCACTTTACAGGAGCAAAAACAGGAACTGATCTGGCGAATTGCTGATCAGGGACCAGGTATTGCCAAAGAATATCTGGAGAAAATTTTTCAACATTATTTTCGGGTTCCGCAGTTGCAACAGGAAGGAACCGGACTTGGTTTAGCCATCAGCCGGGAATTCATCGAAGCACAAGGCGGAAAAATATGGGCAGAAAGCGAATTGGGAGTCGGAAGTACATTTTATTTCAGCCTGAAAATTGCCTGA
- a CDS encoding sensor protein KdpD, translating to MAKPDASINTFIELIRNKRRGKLKVYIGMCAGVGKTYRMLQEAHVLLKNGIDVKIGYIETHGRAETEALLEGLPVIPRRKVYYKGKELEEMDLQAIINLHPEVVIVDELAHTNAPGSKHEKRWMDVMEILDAGINVITAVNIQHIESLHDDVKEITGIEVTERIPDKILQDADEVINIDLAVEELMDRLKQGKIYDPQKIPYALEHFFQNEKIWQLRELALKEVASQVERRIEQNIPPNLQLRPERFMACISTNYETAKRIIRKTARIAAYYNSKWYILYVQTPRETDEKIKLSLQRHLINNFKLATELGAEVIKVKSNSVAKAIAEAAIEHKITTICIGKPHISLFNIILNTAVFNQLLSKLSETDIDIIILS from the coding sequence ATGGCTAAGCCAGATGCAAGTATTAATACCTTTATTGAGCTGATTCGCAATAAGCGACGCGGCAAGTTGAAGGTATATATCGGCATGTGTGCTGGTGTAGGTAAAACTTACCGCATGCTTCAGGAGGCTCACGTGCTGTTGAAAAATGGAATTGACGTCAAAATCGGCTATATCGAAACACACGGTCGTGCGGAAACGGAAGCTCTGCTCGAAGGATTGCCTGTGATCCCGCGCAGAAAAGTTTATTACAAAGGGAAAGAACTTGAAGAAATGGATCTGCAGGCCATCATCAACCTGCACCCTGAAGTGGTTATTGTGGATGAACTCGCACATACCAATGCACCGGGCAGCAAACATGAAAAAAGATGGATGGATGTAATGGAAATATTAGACGCAGGCATCAATGTGATTACAGCTGTGAATATTCAGCATATTGAAAGTTTGCACGATGATGTGAAAGAAATTACGGGCATTGAAGTAACAGAGCGTATTCCTGATAAAATTCTTCAGGACGCCGATGAAGTAATCAATATCGATTTGGCTGTAGAGGAATTGATGGACAGGCTTAAACAAGGGAAAATATATGATCCACAAAAGATACCTTATGCATTAGAACACTTTTTTCAGAATGAAAAAATATGGCAATTACGTGAACTGGCACTCAAAGAAGTAGCCTCGCAGGTAGAAAGAAGAATTGAGCAAAACATTCCACCCAATCTTCAGCTTAGACCGGAACGGTTTATGGCATGCATCAGCACCAACTATGAAACTGCCAAACGCATTATCCGAAAAACAGCACGTATAGCTGCATATTACAACAGCAAATGGTATATTCTCTATGTGCAGACACCCAGAGAAACCGACGAAAAAATCAAACTCTCCCTGCAACGGCATTTGATCAATAATTTTAAGCTGGCAACCGAGCTCGGTGCAGAAGTAATCAAAGTAAAAAGCAACAGCGTTGCAAAAGCAATTGCAGAGGCCGCTATTGAACATAAGATTACAACCATTTGTATCGGAAAACCACATATCTCCTTGTTTAATATCATCTTGAATACTGCAGTGTTCAATCAATTGCTTAGCAAACTTTCAGAAACTGATATCGATATTATCATTTTGTCTTGA
- the kdpC gene encoding potassium-transporting ATPase subunit KdpC, translating to MRYHLFKSLIITTCMITLCCFGYVLIVRLLAVFAPGGGLGVVVRDAQQQIVGYVQIGQPFTSDRYFWGRPSAIDYDASQSGGTNLAPSNPLLIQQVSQRIKYFEARNPEISVSQIPVDLVTASGSGLDPDISPEAAFVQVKRVAQARHIPERVVDSLVQAYIQPPLLHLLGPAHVNVLQLNLVLDKVSASP from the coding sequence ATGCGTTATCATCTGTTTAAATCTCTCATCATCACCACATGCATGATTACGTTATGCTGCTTCGGATATGTGCTGATTGTTCGTCTGCTTGCTGTATTTGCCCCTGGTGGTGGATTAGGTGTTGTTGTTCGTGATGCTCAGCAACAGATTGTGGGCTATGTGCAAATCGGACAACCATTTACCAGCGATAGGTATTTTTGGGGACGGCCTTCGGCCATCGATTACGACGCTTCACAAAGCGGAGGAACCAATCTGGCCCCATCCAATCCTTTGCTGATTCAACAGGTAAGTCAACGTATCAAATATTTTGAGGCCCGAAATCCCGAAATCTCTGTGAGTCAGATTCCGGTTGACCTGGTTACGGCCAGTGGCAGTGGTTTGGATCCCGATATTTCTCCAGAAGCCGCATTTGTACAGGTAAAACGCGTAGCACAAGCCCGGCATATACCCGAACGGGTTGTGGATTCCCTTGTGCAGGCCTATATCCAACCTCCCCTGCTCCATTTGCTGGGGCCTGCTCACGTGAACGTCCTGCAGCTTAACTTAGTATTGGATAAAGTTTCTGCTTCCCCTTGA
- the kdpB gene encoding potassium-transporting ATPase subunit KdpB, translating into MTRKIKAPALFDRRLMREAFLQSFVKLHPRLMVRNPVMFTVEVGTVVMLVVTLLAALHFIPGESIAYNAVITIILLFTLLFANFAEGLAEARGKAQAESLRKTREDTVAKRLPHEDADPAEAEMITASQLRKGDIFFCEAGDIIPSDGEIIEGIASIDESAITGESAPVIREAGGDRSGVTGGTKVLSDRIKVRVTVNRGESFLDKMISLVEGASRQKTPNEIALTILLASLTLVFIVVCVTLSFFAAYAHTQISLAAYISLFVCLIPTTIGGLLSAIGIAGMNRALQANIIAKSGKAVETAGDVDTLLLDKTGTITIGNRKATRFHPLQGVDIQHLIDCAVLSSMADDTPEGRSILELAQQYPDRTKFPDAKIIPFTAETRTSGIDLPNRKIRKGSVDAVGHLCAQAGHPLTQEAYAIVESISKNGGTPLVVSENGQALGIIELQDIIKPGIQERFQRLRKMGVKTVMVTGDNPLTAKYIAEKAGVDDFIAEAKPEDKMQYIRKEQQEGKLVAMMGDGTNDAPALAQADVGVAMNSGTQAAKEAGNMVDLDNDPTKLIEVVEIGKQLLITRGTLTTFSIANDVAKYFAIIPALFMSQMPGFQALNIMHLHSPQSAILSAVIFNAIIIPLLIPLAMRGVAYQPVGATALLRRNLLIYGVGGLILPFIGIKCIDLLISVL; encoded by the coding sequence ATGACCAGAAAAATAAAAGCTCCGGCTTTGTTTGATCGCAGGCTTATGCGTGAAGCTTTCCTGCAGTCATTTGTCAAACTTCACCCACGACTCATGGTGCGCAATCCGGTTATGTTTACCGTGGAAGTGGGCACAGTAGTTATGCTGGTGGTAACGTTACTAGCTGCTCTCCACTTCATTCCGGGTGAATCGATAGCCTACAATGCCGTGATAACGATTATTTTACTGTTTACATTATTGTTTGCCAACTTTGCTGAAGGTTTGGCAGAAGCGCGTGGCAAGGCTCAAGCTGAATCTCTTCGCAAAACACGGGAAGATACTGTAGCCAAACGTTTGCCACATGAAGATGCTGATCCTGCAGAAGCTGAAATGATAACTGCCTCTCAGCTAAGAAAAGGCGATATTTTTTTCTGTGAAGCTGGTGATATTATTCCATCAGATGGTGAAATCATTGAAGGCATTGCTTCGATTGATGAATCGGCTATCACGGGTGAATCTGCTCCGGTGATTCGTGAGGCGGGTGGTGATCGCAGTGGTGTAACAGGCGGAACAAAAGTCTTGTCAGACCGGATTAAAGTCAGGGTAACCGTCAACCGCGGAGAAAGTTTTCTTGATAAAATGATTTCTCTGGTTGAAGGGGCCTCCCGGCAGAAGACACCCAATGAAATTGCCTTGACAATTTTGCTGGCTTCATTGACGCTTGTTTTTATCGTAGTATGTGTTACTCTTTCATTCTTTGCTGCTTATGCACATACACAGATTTCACTCGCCGCATACATTTCTTTATTTGTATGCCTCATACCTACTACGATTGGCGGACTTTTAAGTGCAATTGGCATAGCGGGCATGAATCGTGCCTTGCAGGCCAATATTATTGCCAAAAGCGGAAAAGCGGTAGAAACCGCTGGTGATGTGGATACCTTGTTGCTGGATAAAACGGGAACCATTACGATAGGCAATCGCAAAGCCACGCGTTTTCATCCTCTTCAGGGCGTTGATATTCAACACCTTATTGATTGTGCTGTACTTAGTTCCATGGCCGATGACACGCCAGAAGGCAGGTCAATCCTTGAATTGGCGCAGCAATATCCGGATAGGACAAAGTTTCCGGATGCTAAAATTATCCCTTTTACAGCCGAAACACGCACATCTGGCATAGATTTGCCCAACCGAAAGATCCGCAAAGGTTCTGTTGACGCAGTTGGTCATCTGTGCGCCCAGGCTGGCCATCCGCTTACTCAAGAGGCTTATGCTATTGTGGAATCTATTTCAAAAAATGGGGGTACCCCTCTGGTGGTGAGTGAAAACGGACAGGCTCTGGGAATCATTGAATTACAGGATATCATCAAACCCGGTATTCAGGAACGATTTCAGCGACTCAGGAAAATGGGTGTAAAAACCGTTATGGTTACCGGAGATAATCCACTAACGGCAAAATACATTGCCGAAAAAGCAGGTGTGGATGATTTTATAGCAGAAGCTAAGCCTGAAGATAAAATGCAATATATCCGGAAAGAACAACAGGAAGGCAAACTGGTGGCCATGATGGGTGATGGTACAAATGATGCCCCTGCACTGGCACAGGCCGATGTGGGAGTAGCGATGAACAGTGGCACGCAGGCAGCAAAAGAAGCAGGTAATATGGTTGACCTGGATAATGATCCGACCAAGCTTATTGAAGTAGTTGAAATTGGCAAACAATTGTTGATTACCCGTGGCACCCTTACTACCTTCAGCATTGCCAATGATGTCGCCAAATATTTTGCCATTATACCGGCATTGTTCATGAGCCAAATGCCCGGATTTCAGGCACTGAATATTATGCACCTCCATAGCCCGCAATCAGCTATTCTTTCGGCCGTGATTTTCAATGCCATCATCATTCCATTGCTCATCCCCCTAGCCATGCGTGGAGTAGCTTATCAACCGGTAGGAGCGACTGCCTTGCTTCGGCGGAACTTGTTGATTTATGGTGTGGGTGGCCTCATTTTACCTTTTATAGGTATAAAATGCATTGATTTATTGATTTCGGTTCTGTAA
- the kdpA gene encoding potassium-transporting ATPase subunit KdpA, translating into MEIMLFSNLAGIVVTYVLTVFIGLLLGRYMYKVYSGERHWSDALFEPVERLIFRLCRIRTKEEFDWKENMKMMLSMNLIWFILSMLLLTNMKWLPLNPNHIPSMSPDLAFNTAISFIVNCNLQTYIPETQISYLGQIWLIFLHFVSAATGMAACIHIFRAFRERSLSSIGNFNVYFVRSITRILLPLSLLLSVVFIWRGMPMNFASNQHIITLEHHKQTIAEGPVAAFVPIKHLGTNGGGFFNANSAHPFENPDYLTNMLEMIVQAVIPIGLVFTFGYFIRNRKFAWIIFGVMTMGFLLLVVPNVWMEIQGNPAIRALGIDHRLGNMEGKEVRLGAAASGYWSVITTVISTGSANAMLGSYMPLSGMNMLFGMMVNAFYGGVGAGFINFFIYLILAAFIAGMMVGRTPEFLGKKIEAREMKIAALLVLLHPFLILIATAWATYLYLHHPEAHSWIMNAGPHGFTAMLYEYTSAAANNGSAFAELSANNSWWNISTGIVLILGRYPSIIGGVAIAGLLGRKQYIPQSAGSLRVDSYTFGVVVFAVIVIIAALSFFPALSVGPIAEFFLIH; encoded by the coding sequence ATGGAAATTATGTTATTCAGCAATCTTGCAGGCATTGTAGTTACCTATGTTCTTACGGTTTTTATAGGTTTATTACTTGGCAGGTACATGTATAAAGTTTATTCAGGGGAACGACATTGGAGTGATGCTTTATTTGAGCCTGTGGAGAGATTGATTTTCCGGTTATGTCGCATCCGTACAAAGGAAGAATTTGACTGGAAAGAGAACATGAAAATGATGCTGAGCATGAACCTTATCTGGTTTATACTTAGTATGCTGTTGCTGACAAATATGAAATGGCTTCCGCTGAATCCGAATCATATTCCTTCTATGTCACCCGACCTGGCTTTTAATACTGCAATTTCATTTATAGTCAATTGTAATTTACAGACCTATATACCGGAAACCCAGATTTCCTACCTGGGGCAAATATGGCTAATATTTTTGCATTTTGTTTCCGCTGCTACGGGTATGGCTGCGTGTATACATATTTTCAGGGCATTTCGTGAAAGATCGTTAAGTAGCATAGGTAATTTCAATGTGTATTTTGTCAGGAGTATCACTCGCATTCTTTTGCCTTTATCATTGTTATTATCTGTAGTATTTATCTGGAGAGGCATGCCGATGAATTTTGCATCCAATCAGCATATCATCACATTGGAACATCACAAACAGACCATTGCGGAGGGACCTGTGGCTGCATTTGTGCCTATCAAGCATCTGGGAACCAATGGAGGTGGTTTTTTCAATGCAAATAGTGCTCATCCTTTTGAAAATCCGGATTATCTTACCAACATGCTGGAAATGATAGTACAAGCTGTGATTCCCATAGGCTTGGTTTTTACTTTCGGATATTTCATTCGCAATCGAAAATTCGCATGGATTATATTCGGTGTCATGACAATGGGTTTTTTGCTGCTGGTAGTTCCAAATGTGTGGATGGAAATACAGGGTAATCCTGCAATCAGGGCTTTAGGTATTGATCATCGGTTAGGAAACATGGAAGGGAAAGAAGTACGACTGGGCGCTGCCGCCTCTGGTTACTGGAGTGTAATTACCACAGTTATTTCCACTGGATCAGCTAATGCCATGTTAGGGAGTTATATGCCTCTTTCTGGCATGAATATGTTATTTGGAATGATGGTAAATGCTTTTTATGGTGGTGTAGGTGCAGGGTTTATTAATTTTTTCATTTATCTCATTTTGGCTGCTTTCATTGCAGGCATGATGGTGGGTCGTACACCTGAATTTCTGGGAAAGAAAATAGAAGCACGTGAAATGAAGATTGCAGCGCTTCTGGTATTGCTACATCCTTTTCTGATTTTGATTGCTACAGCATGGGCAACTTATCTTTACCTGCATCACCCTGAAGCTCATTCCTGGATCATGAATGCAGGTCCACACGGTTTTACAGCTATGTTATATGAATATACAAGCGCAGCAGCCAACAATGGCAGTGCATTTGCCGAACTATCAGCCAATAATTCATGGTGGAACATCAGTACAGGTATCGTATTGATTTTAGGTCGTTATCCATCTATCATAGGTGGTGTAGCTATAGCCGGACTGCTGGGACGTAAGCAATACATTCCACAATCGGCCGGCAGCCTGCGTGTAGATAGCTATACATTCGGAGTGGTAGTTTTTGCTGTGATTGTGATTATTGCAGCATTGAGCTTTTTCCCTGCATTATCAGTGGGACCCATTGCAGAATTTTTTCTTATCCATTAA
- the kdpF gene encoding K(+)-transporting ATPase subunit F yields the protein MIIIIIAFLVFVYLVYVLLKPDKF from the coding sequence ATGATAATCATAATTATTGCTTTCCTCGTATTTGTGTATCTGGTTTATGTATTGTTAAAACCGGATAAGTTTTGA